One genomic segment of Naumovozyma castellii chromosome 9, complete genome includes these proteins:
- the RTS1 gene encoding protein phosphatase 2A regulatory subunit RTS1 (ancestral locus Anc_7.106) encodes MMRGFKQKLIKKTSGSSSSSSSGNNSSSNSKKKEREKNEKSSTTSTGSTANSSSGSRKSSTSKESRHTANKSTSSSTSTAKHHSQNGSSSSTPSTSSSSNSSSTKTESKSKSDHGKSNHSATSSTETVKDNTQAKSSNHHSSHPNTELQTPTVTITTNATNTTPIPKPHPTLLAAASAIAPSSPTSNNTQPTATSPGIDIPRSSHSFERLPTPTKLNADSDLELVKTPQRHSSSRFEPSRYTQLTKLPNFDEVSPEERIALFIAKVDQCNTMFDFNDPSFDIQGKEIKRITLQELIEFIVTNRFQYSNEMYSHVVTMFKINLFRPIPPPVNPIGDIYDPDEDEPVNELAWPHMQLIYEFFLRFVESPDFNHQIAKQYIDQNFILKLLELFDSEDIRERDCLKTTLHRIYGKFLSLRSFIRRSINNIFLQFTYETERFNGIAELLEILGSIINGFALPLKEEHKVFLVRILIPLHKVRCLSLYHPQLAYCIVQFLEKEPLLTEEVVMGLLRYWPKINSTKEIMFLNEIEDIFEVIEPLEFIKVEVPLFVQLAKCISSSHFQVAEKVLSYWNNEYFLNLCIENAEVILPIIFPALYELTSQLELESNNNSNSDLNGGMLNSNPGMGGSGNADVDNLNGLCDPYMLVEQAINSGSWNRAIHAMAFKALKIFLETNPVLYENCNALYLSSVKETEKRKIQREENWKKLEEYVDNLKISDYNKKSENGNENNNDDMHDDSEHTNNVQSKENTVSNTMDESGHASLKDHDIFEGAEEAIPESDSEDNDDDDNTNDLTGSSNAMNMDAGNDIEL; translated from the coding sequence ATGATGCGTGGtttcaaacaaaaattgataaagaagacCTCGGGTTCCTCCTCCTCGAGTAGCAGCGGTAATAATAGCAGCAGCAATAGcaaaaagaaggaaagagaaaagaatgaGAAGTCGTCGACAACTTCTACGGGGTCTACCGCAAATTCCTCGTCTGGATCAAGAAAATCTTCAACTTCGAAGGAATCAAGACATACTGCCAATAAATCAACTTCAAGTTCTACTTCCACTGCCAAACATCATTCTCAAAATGGTTCTTCGTCATCCACTCCATcaacatcttcatcgtccAATTCTTCCTCTACCAAGACAGAATCTAAATCAAAGAGTGATCATGGCAAAAGTAACCATTCTGCAACTTCATCAACAGAAACTGTAAAGGACAATACCCAAGCAAAATCATCCAATCATCATTCCTCTCATCCAAATACAGAGTTACAAACACCAACAGTGACGATAACAACAAATGCAACTAATACCACTCCAATTCCTAAACCACATCCGACTTTGTTGGCTGCTGCCTCCGCTATAGCACCATCTTCCCCAACATCAAACAATACACAACCAACTGCAACATCACCGGGAATAGATATCCCTAGATCTTCTCATTCCTTTGAAAGATTACCCACTCCAACAAAATTAAATGCAGACTCGGATTTGGAATTAGTAAAGACTCCCCAACGTCATTCATCTTCCAGATTTGAACCTTCAAGATATACACAATTGAcaaaattaccaaatttCGATGAAGTATCACCAGAGGAAAGAATTGCCCTTTTCATTGCTAAAGTAGATCAATGTAATACCATGTTTGATTTCAATGATCCAAGTTTTGACATTCAAGGAAaggaaattaaaagaattaCATTACAAGAATTAATCGAATTCATTGTCACAAATAGATTCCAATACAGTAATGAAATGTATTCTCATGTAGTGACCATGTTCAAGATCAATTTATTTAGACCCATTCCACCACCGGTAAACCCTATTGGTGATATCTATGATcctgatgaagatgaaccTGTTAATGAATTGGCTTGGCCTCACATGCAATTAATTTACGAATTCTTTTTAAGATTTGTGGAATCCCCTGATTTTAATCATCAAATTGCCAAACAATACATTgatcaaaatttcatcttgaaattgttagaattatttgatagtGAAGACATCAGAGAACGTGATTGCTTGAAGACTACTCTTCATCGTATCTACGGGAAATTTTTAAGCTTAAGAAGTTTTATTCGTCGTTccataaataatattttcctaCAATTCACTTACGAAACGGAAAGATTCAACGGTATTGcagaattattagaaattCTGGGATCTATCATTAACGGGTTTGCATTACCATTAAAGGAAGAACATAAAGTCTTCTTAGTTAGAATCTTAATCCCATTACATAAAGTTCGCTGTCTTTCATTATATCATCCACAATTAGCTTATTGCATAGTGCAATTCTTAGAAAAGGAACCATTATTAACTGAAGAAGTGGTGATGGGTCTCTTACGTTATTGGCCAAAGATTAATTCTACCAAGGAGATCATGTTCTTGAacgaaattgaagatatatttGAAGTCATTGAACCATtggaatttattaaagTGGAAGTCCCAttatttgttcaattgGCTAAATgtatttcatcatcacaTTTCCAAGTCGCTGAAAAAGTATTAAGTTATtggaataatgaatatttcttaaaCCTTTGCATAGAAAACGCTGAAGTCATATTACCAATCATTTTCCCAGCATTATACGAGTTAACTTCGCAATTAGAATTGGAAtcgaataataatagtaattcTGATTTGAATGGTGGAATGTTAAATAGTAACCCTGGTATGGGTGGTTCAGGTAATGCGGATGTCGATAATCTAAATGGGCTTTGTGATCCATACATGTTAGTGGAACAAGCTATAAATTCTGGTTCATGGAATAGAGCCATTCATGCAATGGCATTTAAGGcattgaagattttcttAGAAACAAATCCTGTATTATATGAAAATTGTAACGCATTATACCTATCGAGTGTTAAAGAGACagaaaagaggaaaataCAAAGAGAggaaaattggaaaaaattggaagaatatgtggataatttaaaaattagTGACTATAATAAGAAAAgtgaaaatggaaatgaaaataataatgatgatatgCATGATGATTCGGAACACACAAACAATGTTCAATCCAAAGAGAATACTGTTAGCAATACCATGGATGAAAGCGGTCATGCTAGTTTAAAAGATCACGATATATTTGAAGGAGCTGAAGAGGCAATACCGGAGAGTGACAGtgaagataatgatgacgatgataaTACTAACGATCTCACAGGTAGCAGTAATGCTATGAATATGGATGCCGGTAATGATATAGAGTTATAA
- the NCAS0I00600 gene encoding emp24/gp25L/p24 family protein (ancestral locus Anc_7.108), whose product MTMTNKLYCLFFALLFAFTSTVYSANTHLGIALPAHGKECFYYDMDSEDDTIVVGFQVLTGGDYDIDFEIIGPDGSAIGREEQKKASDFLLKSFGVGQYSFCYMNNYGNEDKVVEIIIEKERPITNDNIAAEDLLAYNSIEEIDRSLDKISKLLQYLRAREWRNMHTVNSTKSRLRWLAFLGIGVTVAVSILQAVIIEFFFKGRSSNYV is encoded by the coding sequence ATGACAATGACAAATAAACTATACTGCTTATTTTTTGCATTGCTTTTTGCTTTTACTAGCACTGTATACTCGGCAAATACTCACTTGGGTATCGCACTACCTGCTCATGGTAAGGAATGTTTCTATTACGACATGGATAGCGAAGATGATACGATTGTTGTAGGGTTCCAAGTATTAACAGGTGGTGATTATGACATTGATTTCGAGATTATTGGGCCAGATGGATCTGCCATTGGTagagaagaacaaaagaaagCTTCTGATTTCTTACTAAAATCATTTGGTGTGGGGCAATATTCTTTCTGCTATATGAATAACTACGGTAATGAGGACAAAGTGGTCGAAATTATCATAGAAAAAGAACGTCCTATCAccaatgataatattgCTGCGGAAGATTTGCTTGCTTATAACTCCATTGAAGAGATTGATAGAAGTTTGGATAAGATTTCAAAACTATTACAATATTTAAGAGCAAGGGAATGGAGAAATATGCATACCGTGAATTCCACCAAATCTAGACTAAGGTGGTTAGCATTCCTGGGTATCGGTGTAACCGTCGCCGTTAGTATCCTCCAGGCTGTtataattgaatttttcttcaaggGACGTAGTTCGAATTACGTTTAG